The proteins below come from a single Faecalibaculum rodentium genomic window:
- the argC gene encoding N-acetyl-gamma-glutamyl-phosphate reductase — protein MGKPKIYIDGQSGTTGLEIRQRLQDREDIELLVIDDALRHDDAERRKMFEAADLAFLCLPDQAAREAVDLAEGSGARIIDASTAHRTVWTYGFPELDHRQEEKIRTADKVANPGCHATGFIAAVAPLSRGGLLKPDAQLTAFSLTGYTGGGKRMIAEYEGAKTEQMLAPKAYGLDLNHKHMPEMKTVCGLEKAPLFIPVVDDYPRGMLVMVPVASGQLTRPLSLQEMQDHFRQWYQGTAVAVQEGQPGLYAGDKAGTDDLELFVTGAESGSGFVIAARFDNLGKGACGAAIRNMELMLGLDTGQ, from the coding sequence ATGGGAAAACCGAAAATCTACATCGATGGTCAGTCCGGGACCACAGGCCTGGAGATCCGCCAGCGGCTGCAGGACCGGGAGGACATCGAGCTGCTGGTGATCGACGATGCACTTCGTCATGATGATGCCGAACGCCGGAAAATGTTCGAGGCTGCGGACCTGGCGTTCCTTTGTCTGCCGGATCAGGCAGCCAGGGAGGCCGTGGATCTGGCCGAGGGTTCCGGAGCCCGGATCATCGATGCAAGCACCGCCCACCGGACGGTCTGGACCTACGGATTTCCGGAACTGGACCACCGGCAGGAAGAAAAGATCCGGACGGCGGACAAAGTCGCGAACCCCGGCTGCCATGCCACGGGATTTATCGCGGCTGTGGCCCCGCTGAGCCGCGGCGGTCTTCTGAAGCCGGATGCACAGCTGACTGCATTCTCCCTCACCGGATATACCGGCGGTGGAAAGAGGATGATCGCAGAGTACGAAGGGGCGAAAACAGAACAGATGCTTGCTCCCAAAGCCTACGGACTGGATCTGAACCACAAGCACATGCCGGAGATGAAAACGGTCTGCGGTCTGGAAAAGGCACCGCTGTTCATCCCGGTGGTGGATGACTATCCCCGGGGCATGCTCGTGATGGTGCCGGTCGCATCCGGACAGCTGACCAGGCCCCTGTCGCTGCAGGAAATGCAGGACCATTTCAGGCAGTGGTACCAGGGAACGGCTGTGGCAGTGCAGGAAGGACAGCCGGGGCTTTATGCGGGAGACAAAGCCGGAACCGATGATCTGGAGCTGTTTGTCACGGGCGCAGAATCCGGGTCGGGGTTTGTGATTGCAGCCCGGTTCGACAATCTGGGAAAAGGTGCCTGCGGAGCGGCCATCCGCAACATGGAACTCATGCTGGGACTCGATACCGGACAGTAA
- a CDS encoding DeoR/GlpR family DNA-binding transcription regulator, translated as MQKRKEQRLTDLRKILEEQGRVRTRDLAQMLDVTPETLRSDLDLLESQGLIEREHGAARLRVLDKETPLEWRQAENRQEKMQVTIRALQEVKDGDIVFIDAGSTILTALNHLSSRRDLTIVVNSLPAAQSCLDMGFHCLFIGGQMRRSGGHTYGYFAEQMVDNITIDIAILGTTGIEGVDGFSVYRAEEVGIRRHIIRQTRRLVIVMGRHKLNQPGYYRYASFREADLLVTNHLTPEQKKRFSGVRQIVEV; from the coding sequence ATGCAAAAGCGAAAAGAACAGCGGCTGACGGATCTGCGGAAGATCCTGGAGGAACAGGGAAGAGTTCGGACACGGGATCTTGCGCAGATGCTGGACGTCACGCCGGAAACACTGCGGAGCGACCTGGATCTGCTGGAAAGTCAGGGTCTGATCGAGCGGGAACATGGAGCTGCCCGCCTGCGGGTACTGGATAAAGAGACACCGCTGGAATGGCGGCAGGCAGAGAACCGCCAGGAAAAGATGCAGGTCACCATTCGCGCCCTGCAGGAGGTGAAGGACGGAGATATTGTCTTCATAGATGCAGGATCAACGATTCTCACAGCCCTGAATCATCTGTCCAGCCGCCGGGACCTGACCATTGTGGTGAATTCCCTGCCAGCGGCCCAGTCCTGCCTCGACATGGGGTTCCACTGTCTGTTCATTGGCGGACAAATGCGCAGAAGCGGGGGCCATACCTATGGCTACTTTGCGGAACAGATGGTCGACAACATCACCATAGATATAGCCATTCTGGGAACCACAGGCATCGAAGGCGTGGATGGATTCTCTGTATATCGGGCGGAGGAAGTGGGGATCAGGCGTCACATTATCCGCCAGACTCGGCGCCTGGTCATTGTCATGGGGCGTCACAAACTGAACCAGCCGGGATATTACCGGTATGCGTCGTTCCGGGAAGCGGATCTTCTGGTCACGAATCACCTCACACCGGAGCAGAAGAAGCGGTTTTCAGGCGTCAGACAGATCGTGGAGGTCTGA
- a CDS encoding argininosuccinate synthase, with protein MSNLHNENKHYNKIVLAYSGGLDTSVLIPWLKEHYGNCEVIAVSGNVGQGTELDGLEEKALATGASKLYIEDLTDTFVDDFIVPSIKAGAAYEKYLLGTSFARPIIAKRIVEIAKAEGADAICHGCTGKGNDQVRFELAIKAFAPDMDIIAPWRFWELDSREKEIEYAEAHNIPLKISKETNYSKDKNLWHLSHEGLDLEDPANEAPINTEGFLELGVSPENAPDKPTYITIHFEKGVPTKLDDEELSARDIILKLNEIGGANGIGILDIVENRLVGMKSRGVYETPGGSILYAAHAKLEEITLDKDTQHYKEQAAQKFGELVYDGKWFTPLRKALSAFVDSTQETVTGDVTLKLYKGNIIPAAVTSPYSLYNAGMATFDADDCYDQSDSAGFINLFGLPIKVRALNSDALEKETGESFSSVE; from the coding sequence ATGAGCAACCTGCATAACGAAAACAAGCACTACAACAAAATCGTCCTGGCATATTCCGGAGGACTGGATACGTCTGTCCTGATTCCCTGGCTGAAAGAACACTATGGCAACTGCGAAGTCATTGCGGTCTCCGGCAATGTAGGGCAGGGAACAGAGCTGGATGGCCTGGAAGAAAAAGCCCTGGCCACCGGGGCTTCCAAACTGTACATCGAAGACCTGACCGATACCTTTGTGGATGATTTCATCGTACCGTCCATCAAAGCCGGTGCCGCGTATGAAAAGTACCTGCTGGGCACGTCCTTTGCGAGACCAATCATAGCCAAGAGAATCGTGGAAATCGCCAAGGCTGAAGGCGCGGATGCGATCTGCCATGGCTGCACAGGCAAGGGAAACGACCAGGTGCGGTTTGAACTGGCCATCAAGGCCTTTGCACCGGACATGGACATCATTGCTCCCTGGCGGTTCTGGGAGCTGGATTCCCGGGAAAAGGAAATCGAATACGCCGAAGCGCACAACATTCCTCTGAAGATCAGCAAGGAAACCAACTACTCCAAGGACAAAAACCTCTGGCACCTGTCCCACGAAGGGCTGGACCTGGAAGACCCGGCCAATGAAGCCCCCATCAACACAGAAGGATTCCTGGAACTGGGTGTGTCCCCGGAGAATGCGCCGGACAAGCCGACGTACATCACGATTCACTTTGAAAAAGGCGTGCCGACAAAACTGGATGACGAAGAACTCTCCGCCAGGGACATCATCCTCAAGCTGAATGAGATCGGCGGTGCCAATGGCATCGGGATACTGGATATCGTGGAAAACAGGCTGGTGGGCATGAAGTCCAGAGGTGTGTATGAGACACCCGGCGGTTCCATCCTGTATGCCGCTCACGCAAAGCTGGAAGAAATCACGCTGGACAAAGACACGCAGCATTACAAGGAACAGGCTGCACAGAAGTTCGGCGAACTGGTCTACGATGGCAAGTGGTTCACACCCCTGAGAAAGGCGCTCTCGGCTTTCGTGGACAGCACACAGGAAACCGTGACTGGCGACGTGACTCTGAAACTGTACAAGGGGAACATCATTCCTGCAGCCGTAACCAGCCCCTATTCCTTATATAATGCGGGAATGGCGACATTCGATGCGGATGACTGCTATGACCAGAGCGATTCTGCAGGTTTCATCAACCTGTTCGGCCTGCCGATCAAAGTGAGAGCCCTGAACAGCGATGCCCTGGAGAAAGAGACCGGGGAGTCCTTCTCCAGTGTGGAGTAA
- the argH gene encoding argininosuccinate lyase: protein MAKLWAGRFSKTTDETVNDFNSSIPFDNRLYAQDIRGSLAHSDMLARQGIITREDRDAIHQGLTEILAAMDAGEIGFDPAQYEDIHMCVEQLLTEKIGDAGKRLHTGRSRNDQVALDMRMYVREEAGHIHDQVLHLIDVITDVAQNNTETIMPGYTHLQRAQPVTFAYILLAYVSMLKRDARRLENTLEVLDECPLGSGALAGTTYPLDRHFTAETLGFSRPCDNAMDGVSDRDYCLEFLSDLSILMMHLSRLSEEVISWCSWEFKFIELDDAFSTGSSIMPQKKNPDICELVRGKTGRVYGDLMTLLTVMKGLPLAYDKDMQEDKECVFDAIDTVSMCLKVLPDMLSTMTVLTENMAAAGRRGFINATDCADYLTKKGMPFRDAYKLTGGLVARCIREGRTLEQLSLEELQEESPLFDEGFYAAVDLLNAVKRRNTWGGPSPEQTQEQIALAREFVKNHRKQD from the coding sequence ATGGCCAAGCTCTGGGCGGGACGGTTCTCCAAGACCACTGATGAAACCGTCAATGATTTCAACTCTTCGATCCCCTTTGACAACCGGCTGTATGCTCAGGATATCCGGGGATCCCTGGCACACAGCGATATGCTGGCCAGACAGGGAATCATCACCCGGGAGGACAGGGATGCGATCCACCAGGGTCTGACAGAGATCCTGGCAGCCATGGATGCCGGTGAAATCGGCTTTGATCCTGCACAGTATGAAGACATCCATATGTGTGTGGAGCAGCTGCTGACGGAAAAAATAGGGGATGCCGGCAAACGCCTGCATACCGGGCGCAGCCGGAACGATCAGGTGGCGCTGGATATGCGGATGTATGTGCGGGAAGAAGCCGGACACATCCATGACCAGGTGCTCCACCTGATCGATGTGATCACCGACGTGGCACAGAACAATACAGAAACCATCATGCCGGGATACACGCATCTCCAGCGGGCACAGCCTGTCACCTTTGCCTATATCCTGCTTGCCTATGTATCCATGCTGAAGCGGGATGCAAGGCGGCTGGAAAACACCCTGGAGGTACTGGATGAATGTCCCCTTGGCTCCGGGGCCCTGGCAGGAACGACCTACCCCCTGGACAGGCACTTCACAGCAGAAACTCTGGGTTTTTCACGCCCCTGTGACAATGCCATGGACGGTGTCAGTGACCGGGACTACTGTCTGGAGTTTCTCTCCGATCTGTCGATCCTGATGATGCACCTGTCCCGTCTGTCGGAGGAAGTGATTTCCTGGTGCAGCTGGGAATTCAAGTTCATCGAACTGGATGATGCCTTTTCCACCGGCAGTTCCATCATGCCGCAGAAGAAGAACCCGGATATCTGCGAGCTGGTCCGGGGCAAAACCGGTCGGGTTTACGGTGACCTGATGACGCTGCTGACGGTGATGAAGGGACTTCCCCTGGCGTACGACAAGGACATGCAGGAAGACAAGGAGTGTGTCTTCGATGCCATTGATACCGTTTCGATGTGCCTGAAAGTCCTGCCGGATATGCTGTCAACCATGACAGTCCTTACAGAGAATATGGCCGCAGCAGGACGGCGGGGATTCATCAATGCCACGGACTGTGCGGATTACCTCACGAAGAAAGGGATGCCGTTCCGGGATGCCTACAAACTCACAGGTGGTCTGGTGGCCAGGTGCATCCGGGAGGGCCGGACTCTGGAACAGTTGAGTCTGGAAGAGCTGCAGGAGGAAAGCCCGCTGTTTGATGAGGGCTTCTATGCTGCGGTGGATCTGCTGAATGCCGTGAAGCGCCGCAATACCTGGGGTGGGCCGTCTCCGGAGCAGACACAGGAGCAGATTGCCCTGGCCAGAGAATTTGTGAAAAACCACAGAAAGCAGGACTGA
- the argB gene encoding acetylglutamate kinase produces MIAPETRANILIEALPYIKEYNGEVIVVKYGGNAMIDEELKQAVIQDIMLLHLVGIHVVLVHGGGPDISRMLKKTGAQSRFINGLRYTDDEAMEIVQMVLCGKVNKDLVRLLEGKGIGLGGMDGGLFRAVKMTDPEGTDYGFVGDIVDVNPKIVQDVIDQGYIPVISSVAAGLEDNNVYNVNADTAAAKIAIALKAKKLILLTDVRGVMREPGNDESLIHDIKVSQVPALTMSGAISGGMIPKVDCCVEAVRSGVERANIQDGRVPHAILIELLTNEGIGTMFH; encoded by the coding sequence ATGATTGCCCCGGAAACACGTGCCAATATCCTGATTGAGGCGCTTCCGTACATCAAGGAATACAACGGCGAGGTCATCGTGGTGAAATATGGCGGAAATGCCATGATTGACGAGGAACTGAAACAGGCTGTGATCCAGGACATCATGCTGCTGCACCTGGTGGGCATCCATGTGGTGCTGGTGCATGGCGGGGGCCCGGATATTTCCAGGATGCTGAAAAAGACCGGAGCCCAGTCCCGTTTCATCAACGGGCTGCGGTATACTGACGACGAAGCCATGGAAATCGTGCAGATGGTCCTCTGCGGCAAAGTCAACAAGGATCTGGTCCGGCTGCTGGAAGGCAAGGGAATCGGTCTGGGAGGCATGGACGGTGGTTTGTTCCGCGCGGTGAAGATGACGGATCCGGAGGGAACAGACTACGGATTTGTGGGCGATATTGTGGATGTGAATCCCAAAATTGTCCAGGACGTGATCGACCAGGGATATATTCCGGTGATCTCTTCCGTGGCGGCAGGTCTCGAGGACAACAATGTATACAATGTGAACGCGGATACGGCTGCGGCGAAAATCGCGATCGCACTGAAGGCGAAGAAGCTGATCCTGCTGACGGATGTCCGCGGTGTGATGCGGGAACCGGGAAACGATGAATCACTGATTCACGACATCAAGGTGTCGCAGGTACCGGCACTGACGATGAGCGGTGCCATTTCCGGCGGCATGATCCCGAAGGTGGACTGCTGTGTGGAAGCTGTGCGTTCCGGTGTGGAGCGTGCCAACATTCAGGATGGACGTGTACCGCACGCGATCCTGATCGAACTGCTGACCAACGAAGGCATCGGGACGATGTTTCACTGA
- a CDS encoding DUF6431 domain-containing protein — protein MIAVKFCRSLSNDMIMVPGNHPEINSSFQNGYQKTCNRFFAGTRKCPDCHDGKLYRHGSYLRSFESPVNGVRDEVLIQRAKCSICGKTHALIPAELVPFSRVPLLAQFLIAVMAGLFKGPDRTLRQAECELARYALPPVVIRYISKHIAQYWSDFLSLFLDATLEELCLLAWKDRNKQLFQMSRYEIAQSFPPFHTAFMTHPVSSAMMTS, from the coding sequence TTGATTGCCGTCAAGTTCTGCCGCTCCCTGTCTAATGACATGATTATGGTACCGGGAAATCACCCTGAAATCAATTCATCTTTCCAGAATGGATATCAAAAAACTTGTAACAGGTTCTTCGCTGGTACCAGGAAATGCCCTGATTGCCATGATGGTAAGCTGTACCGTCATGGTTCCTATCTCCGCAGTTTCGAAAGTCCCGTAAACGGCGTTCGTGACGAGGTGCTGATCCAGCGTGCAAAATGTTCCATATGCGGTAAAACTCATGCCCTCATCCCCGCTGAACTTGTTCCCTTCTCCCGCGTTCCGCTGCTGGCACAATTCCTGATAGCGGTCATGGCCGGCCTGTTCAAAGGCCCTGATCGCACTCTCCGTCAGGCAGAGTGCGAACTTGCCCGTTACGCTTTGCCTCCTGTCGTGATCCGCTATATCTCCAAACACATCGCCCAATACTGGTCTGATTTCCTTTCACTATTCTTAGACGCCACGCTGGAGGAATTGTGTCTTTTAGCCTGGAAAGACAGGAATAAACAACTTTTCCAAATGTCTAGATATGAGATCGCACAAAGTTTTCCACCATTCCACACAGCTTTTATGACTCACCCCGTATCCTCTGCGATGATGACATCGTGA
- the argJ gene encoding bifunctional glutamate N-acetyltransferase/amino-acid acetyltransferase ArgJ: protein MKGIEGGITAAKGYKTGAVHSGIRASQSKKDLAVIVSDVPCQAAAVYTSNIVKAAPLHITREHLGDGTAQAIVINSGNANACAPRGEENALREAQAAAKLLGLKTEDVLVASTGVIGQELPIEVIETAMGQIVLTDDSADTAKAIMTTDTKMKQTAVEFELNGKTVHLGGIAKGSGMIHPNMGTMLCFVTTDAAISQSVLQQSLSKIVKKTFNRISVDGDTSTNDMCIVLANGLAGNEEITQQNDVFDQALESVMKDLAVMIASDGEGASRLIISTVVNAADETQAETLAMSVASSSLFKAAMFGSDANWGRVLCAMGYSGAKFDPEKVDVLFQSDAGTVEVAKNGRGLDFDEDLAKKILSRDQVQVVMNLHEGDVSVTCWGCDLTYDYVKINGDYRS from the coding sequence ATGAAAGGAATCGAAGGCGGCATCACAGCCGCAAAGGGATACAAAACGGGGGCTGTTCACAGCGGGATCCGGGCCAGCCAGTCCAAAAAGGACCTGGCAGTGATCGTGTCAGACGTCCCCTGCCAGGCAGCAGCGGTGTATACCTCCAATATCGTCAAGGCCGCCCCGCTGCACATCACCAGAGAACACCTGGGTGATGGAACGGCACAGGCCATTGTGATCAATTCGGGCAACGCCAATGCCTGTGCACCCAGGGGAGAGGAAAACGCCCTGCGGGAAGCACAGGCAGCGGCAAAACTGTTGGGGCTGAAAACCGAAGATGTCCTGGTGGCTTCCACCGGCGTGATCGGGCAGGAGCTTCCCATCGAAGTGATCGAGACAGCCATGGGCCAGATCGTGCTCACGGACGATTCTGCCGATACAGCCAAAGCCATCATGACCACGGACACGAAGATGAAACAGACTGCCGTGGAATTCGAACTGAACGGAAAAACGGTTCATCTGGGCGGCATCGCCAAGGGATCGGGCATGATCCATCCCAACATGGGAACGATGCTGTGTTTTGTCACTACGGATGCCGCCATCTCTCAGAGTGTCCTGCAGCAGTCTCTGTCGAAAATCGTGAAGAAAACCTTCAACCGCATCAGTGTGGATGGTGACACGTCCACCAACGATATGTGCATTGTGCTGGCCAACGGCCTGGCCGGCAATGAGGAGATCACGCAGCAAAACGATGTGTTTGACCAGGCGCTGGAGTCCGTGATGAAGGACCTGGCGGTCATGATCGCATCCGACGGCGAAGGTGCCAGCCGCCTGATCATTTCCACGGTGGTGAATGCGGCCGATGAAACACAGGCGGAGACTCTTGCCATGTCCGTGGCCTCCAGCTCCCTGTTCAAGGCGGCGATGTTCGGCAGCGATGCCAACTGGGGCCGGGTGCTGTGTGCCATGGGCTATTCCGGAGCAAAGTTCGATCCGGAGAAAGTGGATGTCCTGTTTCAGTCCGATGCCGGGACTGTTGAAGTGGCGAAAAACGGGCGTGGCCTGGACTTTGATGAGGACCTGGCAAAAAAGATTTTGTCCCGGGACCAGGTGCAGGTAGTCATGAACCTGCATGAGGGAGATGTCTCCGTCACCTGCTGGGGCTGCGACCTGACGTACGACTATGTGAAAATCAACGGAGACTACCGCTCATGA